The Brassica rapa cultivar Chiifu-401-42 chromosome A10, CAAS_Brap_v3.01, whole genome shotgun sequence genome segment tctctagatccAGTGATGGCGGCTACTGGAAGATCAAGCGCTTCGTCAGTCCTCCGCCCTCTCTCTCCTTCCGATAAAATCAACCTCCGTTTAAAGAGGCTTTCCACCGCAACCGCCGTTCCGAGGAAGCGAAAGTGTCGGTGCTCTCCCACGTCGTCGACGCACACTGGACCTTCCCGCTGCTCTATTCACCGCCGATTAGAAATCGTGAAGCTACTAACTTTGAAGCCGAAGCGAAGGAGATCTACCAGTATCGCGACGAcgagtagtagtagtagttcgGGATCGAATGAGAAGAAGATCGGAACCCTAGGTTTGAAGGCGAGGCGAAGGAGGAGCGGTGGTATCACGACGAGTGATTCGGGGCTGAATCTGAGGAAAACGGCTCTGGTGAATTCGCTCGCGGGGTTGGGGACTGTGGAGGCGGAGCGGTGTAGGAAGTACTTGAAGGAGAGTATGGCTAAACCGTTGTCTCTCCGGTTCCGTTGCAAGTACCGGCCACGGCCACGACCGAGCCGGTTCTACGCATTGCATAAAGATCAAGATTAAAGTTTCTTTTTAATGTTTCTTGCGTTCCAAGGAAGTTATGTTTTGGTCTTCCTTGGCGCGCACTAAATCAAAAACTAGGGCTCGATTTAGTAGTATTATCAGTTtgtgttcttaattttttttttattattagtgaGAATCATAAGTCATAACTAAACAGATTTTTAGCTTTTCTTTTTTGGTATGTTATGACTATGGAGTTTCCATTTTCGTTTATACAAAATACGAGACATAAGTATGCGTGATTAATGATTTCTATCCACCAATGAGGATGATGTAACTTTTGCTGCACATTCGTCTTCTATacacagaaaaataaaaaggaatgaAAAGATACAGAGAATAGAGGATGATGTCGAGTTTTCTTCAATAATCAGTGAAAGATCGTATCTCTTACGTGTTATGACAAGATTTTGCAACCTTTTTGAGATTTGAGGGTATAGTACATGAAGAACGAAGAGCAAAAAGTATATTCATGGGGTAGATACTAGAAGTTGGTGcacaaattaaaataagaaagaaTGTAATGCCGAAACTCAAACCAATCCTTCAAAGACATGAACGTGTGACCAGTTTGGAACGTTTCTCCTTACAGATGTACATAATTGCATTACATGAAGCTATCAAGTTATTTCCTAAGAGCATGTGCATCGCTGGAACcccacttcttttttttttttagattttttttttttatcttttcttttttttcttcttcaaaaaaaaaaaaaaatcaatcgtGAACCGTTACGTATCAGTGAGCGAAAAtcacaaaaactcaaaaaaaatcGATCCTTACCTCATAGTTTTTCTTACCggtttttatcttttttgcaGGGTCTACGCCTGAAAATCCCTCTAAGGATCCCGCGATGCACATGATCTAGGGATCATGAAGAGGTTTATCACATTCGGGAATAGGAggattgaaaatatttttcatacGTCAAATACAGGAATCCAACTTAgtaaaagctttttttttttttttttggtcacagCCAACTTAGTTAAAGCTAGCTTCGTTTTAAGATAATCCTGGTCCGGTTTTAAAAATACTGGAAGGAacatatacacacatatatgtTCTATTTTGTAATATGTTGTTTACTTATATGAATCTGTAATGCAGTGTTTGTGACAATTAATTTACATTTGGTTATGATTTCAAAAAGCAAGGATTATCAAACTATATGTGGATACAAAGCTTCCATAACCCAACTCAAGTAAATAAATACCGTACAACCATTTCTGTTAAACTGCTATCTTCACCAGAAATGGGGTGTACAATGACTCGACGTGTTTCTTACAACACAAATGCACATTTGAAGAAGGAGACGACCATATCATGGAGATACAACAGCTCGGGTGAGGTTCCGGCCAAGACCAAGTCCCAAACCCAAAGGAACACTATCACTCTTTGGTTTACTGCTATGGCCATGGCTGCACTTGGAAGAATGAACATGTCCTGACTGCGAATTGTGTATTGGGTTAACATCTATAGCAACGTGGCCATTGCCGTTTTGAAGATTGGAACTTCGCTGCATCTGCATCATACTAATACCCTCTTGTCTCGGTGTTGTGTCTTCTTCTTGACACTCAATATCTTCGTTATAACCTTTCAACAAGAAATCCGAGCAGTTTCTTTTGCAACCGAGATCGTATGGATTCCTGAACCTACCTCCAGGACCTCTTAGGTAGCTGTAGCGCAGTGCATTAGCCATTTCGTTTGTTGTTATATTTCTCGATATCTGTTGAGGACAAGGAGACGAGATTCAAATTGGATGAAAGAAAAACATCCCATCATGAAAATAGATTAATCATTTCTAGTCTACTTAGTGAGTTCTAGCTCCTCTGTAGCTAACGTAGAGATCATTAATGGGTACAAAGAGGTGCAAATAAGAAAAAGGGAATGCGCATTCACCTGAGAACCCTGTATGACTGTTAAGACGGCAACTGAAAAGAAGAGGCAGGATTCAACAATCAGAAAGGATAATGCACCGACGTGATTAGTGGCGACATGGCTTATCCATGCTCCAAACGAAGATGGAGCTGAAGGGTCACTCAATACTCCTGCATGGATATAATACATCGTTTAAACTTTTATCTGAAAGTATTTTCCAGTTTTACATATCAGGATAAGCTTGAAAAAGCAAGTTCGATTACAAACATACTTGCAAGAGTGACTCCACCAGTTATCATCATCGCTAAAACTTCAagtagaagaaaaagaaaaaactccCTCTTGTTTTTCTGCGAGAGTAATAAGTGAAACACAAACGCAATCCACATATTAGTAATCATGTTCGAGGAACAAAGCAGGCAAAATAAATAGAAGAGGTAATGCAATTTTGAGAAAGAAGAATAGTTTATGTCAAAAATGGTGTAGTGGAACATGTACATACTTTTCCGACACAGTTTGATACCCAAGGGCAATGGTGATCAAATTGCTCTACACAGCGATCGCATGTGGAACAGTGCTTGGCTCGAAGAGGTCTGATAATctgaacaaaaagaaacaaagtagCCCCGTGAAGACATAAATTTCATGATGTGCATCAATAATTAGATATTtggtttaatatataaaaagacaTAAAAGGGAGGGAAGTTGAGGAGGTACCTTGCATGTTGCACAGAGCTGCGTCCAATTCCCAGAAAGCAAAGCAGGGTTGTTTAGCTCTATTTTCAACAGTGGTTCCTGTAAAAGGTTAAGAAAACCTGTAATGAGTAATGACATTTGAAAATACTCGAGATTATCTGAAAccataaaatatgaaatttgaGAACCAATAAAGTTAATGGTACCAACATCATCTTTCATGGTCTGCGGATCATGGATGTTCATTCTGATATAACCTGGATCCTTCCTGCAGAAaaggatttttattttaataagaaaacCGCTTCATGAGATACAAAGAAATTAAAGTAAGATAGGGTGAGCATATACCTGCTACAACGGTAAAACAAAACTAGTCCTCCGGTTGCAAGAATGAATCCCAGCCATGCAAGCGAACCAATCCCAGTTGTTAGCTTTGGCAGATTCGATGCTGCAATGACCAAAGGTTGCATAAAATAATAAGTTAAGCATGCATAGAATAATTACTTGATATGTTGCACACAAAAGAGATGCAAGAGGCCAAGGTAACTACCCAAAATAACAGAATTAGTATATATGAGCAGAAGCAGTAGGATCATGAACCAAAGAACAGGAGCAAGTCCCAACTTTGACAATTTTCCAAGGGGAGTGCTTCCGTCACACCGCTTTTCAAGCAGTCTTCTAGCATTACCCTGAAATGAAGTGTTTATCAGAAAAATATTCATACAGAATATTTGAAATGACTTCTCACATTTTCAAACATGATGATGTTCATtcgaatatgaaaaaaaaaatgtgcaGGTTTTAAGAAACGGACATAACACAGCTACGAACAGTAATTTGTTTCCAGGTATGTGAAGTGCCAACAAACACCAGGCCAATAGAATGATTCAACTACAAATACATTGCAGTAGCCACTATGAAAGTATCAAATCAACAGTTTAACTAAAAATTGATGCACTGCCGAAAAAGTGAATCGGATACCTACAAGGAAAAAGGAAACTTGTCGGTGATTCTTTTCAGCAGCAAGTTGTGCGGGTGTAAGCCCGGTGTTGTCAGTAATCATCAAATCCTCTTTCTTTCCAGCCTGAACCAACACAGTGCAAGCCTCCAAATTACCTCGAATGGCAGCCCAGTGCAAAGGAGTACATCCTGATAACAGAATTAACAAATGGAAAAAGATGATATATAAATCTGGTTTTCTAATCTAACAAGATAAATAAGGAGGATGTCAAAGAAAGTTTATGTTTGTAAGGTACCTTCTTTGTCCTGCCGTCCTCTATATGCgtctaaaaataaaagaaggcGAATGGAATCTGCAAAACCTTTATATGCAGCCCTGAATTTCTCAAAACatgagaagaaaagaaagacaaTTAGAACTGTCTCCTGAATAGCTACCGAAAACAGCGATATAATTTTGATGTCAACATAAGCAAGCCTGAAACCAAGCAGCAGAATAATGCATGCAACAATACAGAACTCTCAGTAGAACTATGAAGAAACAATTAACCAATATAATTAGTCTCTAGATCGAAACAGAAATATATATTCCAGAgatcttcaaaacaaaacaaaaagactcGAGAACCAGTAAAAACCAATTTAGCAACTAGGACAACCTAGAGGAATATGtaacgaaaataaataaaatcaactATCCAGTCTCTAAATGAGCAAGCAAACCAAAGCATTAAGACGGAAGTATGAAAAGAAGCCGAAAACCATTAACTAAGTAACAAATTCAGCAAGACAAGCTTGTGTTCCACTATGCGGCAACCTTACCAGTGCAAGGGGCTTCTTCCATCATTATCAGGCACATCAGGATCAGCATTCCACTTTGAGACGACGTGGCAGAGAAAAGCAGTCTGGCCATACTGTGCTGCCACATGTGTTGGCTGCAAACAGTTTACTATTAACATGCATCCATTGAGAAATAAACAAGAGAAGGGATATCCGATTGGATCCAGCAGAGAGCTTTAATTCATAATCCAAGGGTCAGGTATTTAAAGTCAGATCAAgccattttataatttaaatgcaTAACGTTGTTTGAACATATGAGCTCATCTTCCTAACTGAAACAAGTGGCAAACTACGAAGTGCTGTTTTAACTACATTAAACTCAAAACACCCCCATCCTACTAGAAAAATGCAACCACAATATGACAAGCAAGCCATACTAGTTACAAAACCTAAGTCCCAGCCAGAATAAATGTGCAAAAGAACAGTTCACTAGCATTGAAACAACATACAATCTCCATACTTAAAGAGGAGTTGAACCTGATATCCATACATATCTGTAGCATCAACCCTCGCACCCTCTTGCAGTAAGAGTTCCGCAACTTGTGTAGCACCACGAACAGCACTCCAATGCAATGCAGTCTGTCCAGTATGATCCGTCGCGTGTACATCTCCACCATGCTGTAATAAAAAACCCAAATCCTGAAGCTTAACGATCCACAAAAAACAAactggaaaataaataaaaaaggatTAAACTTTTGTAGTAACCTCGATAATGTACTGAGCAACGGCGGAGCGGTTGTTCAATGCAGACCACTGAAGAGCATAGTAGCCAAGCCCATCGGGCTCAGAAACAGAGCAACCCTCACACTCAACCAATCTAtgaagcttctccaaatcaCCATACGCCGCGGCGGTGTACACATCGTTCTTCAAACTCTCGTCTTCAATCGGTTTAGAGCTCGATTCGCCGTTCTCCTTGTGGATAGATTGGACTTCCTCCACCACCTCGATCTCCGACGACATCTTCTCCACTCAGAttcgattcggttcggttttgagCTTTCAAGGGTTGACCTTTTTGATGGTTATTGTCTCCCCACCCCCACCACCCACCTTGGCATAGACTAATCGTGAGGGTGGTGGTGCTTTCTAGGGTTTTTCTGGAGGAAGACGAAGATGATTGATATTCTATTACGATGGCTGTTGACTCTGGAAATGAAACGAAATCAAAGACCGGTCAGAGTCGAATCTCAccgttcattttttttttttctaaaaccatTTGAGAAGAAGATTGTTGAATATTGTTCAAACTAGTCTTGCTGGTTTGGTTTAGATTATTCGGTTAGTTTGGTTAATCTATAATTGCGCCAAATTGAACCGAAAATAAAAAGTTCAGTACGGTTTAATCAGGTTAGTGAAAATCTATCTAAATTAAACGAAGATTTTGGTTTCAGCTTAATCTCAACTGAGATTTTACATTTTTCagttaaatttaattaatttggttatttcgattcaaaatttgataaatttgatttaaaatttggtTAGTTATGTGagaattttgttttaaaggAGAACTGAAGTAATCAATTAACGAAAcgaaatgattacaaaatttttaaaattcaccaaactgaatcaaaacaatttatactattaaatcaGAATCCTTCATAAGATTTTAccattattttcatttatttacaaTGACATACCattgagtttttttattttttaaaaataaattcgCCAACTATATATTTGGCCAATCGAATGTCATGAATTTGTGATAACCAATCAGTTTCAACCAGCATTTATTAACATTATTACTTATCATTATAATTTAAAGCAATCCTggataataataatatgtatcATACAATTGATTCTCCTATACATGGTAACTGAATTTGATTCATTATTAAACGACATTAAATGGCATCTATAATATTAGGGATATTGTTTTTTTGTACCTTACAATTTATTGATTTTGAGATTGTATTTCTCAAATATTTGTTGTAGAATTATGATTTTCACCAAACACTTTCAATAATGATCAttcaaaacatataaaacaGCTTCtacacatatacaaaaaaaacacattatataatttattttaaaaatatgatataaaatataatatgttataaaattaaatattttaaaaagatacaatCCCACGCTTTCAGAAGCTAGTTTATATGAATTAAAGGAAATAAAAATTAGTGAGTGAGtgggaaaataattttaataatttttcagaAAGTCAACTATGTATATATGTTCTGCTACCTGATATTGTCGTCAAATGAAACACAATAGCATGTAGTAATATAATATGATGTGCATTGTTGAATCTTATTACTTTATTTGAATAACAACAAACAACTAATAGCACTACTGTATGTATTCATAAGATTGTGAAAGTCCTAAAAGAAACTCACACTCAAAATAGCTTATAGATGGGTTTCATATCAACAGGATTGTATAATCCAAAGTTTTGTTCAGTCCCAGCGGGCTTCTGGTTTTCATTGAACGTTGCGAATATAAACCCTTGGATAGCACTGTTAGGCCTCTTAGGTGTCCCCTTGCCGCTTACTACATGCTGAAGGAAATTTCCGTTGTAGGTCGCCGCGATGTCAGGCGTCGTTAAGTCCCCGTTCCCGGCTGACGGCCATCCTGTCTCAGACACCACCATTGGTAAATCTTTCACGCCTTCCTTCTCCATTGCCCACGCGAACGCATCGAACATTGCATCAAACAAGTTTGAATAGCCCAGTGGTCCATCCTGGACCACGACGGCCTCGCTTGTGGAAATGGCATAGTCGAGATGAATGTTCACCGGGTCCGACGCGTAAGCAAAGTACGGGTAGATGTTGACGAAGATTGGCGTACTTGTTTGAGACAAAAAGTTAAGCACCGGGGTGAGTTGTTCACGCGCCTGAGCCGTGAACATTCCCGCGGAAGGTGGATACGACTGTCCGAGGCTGGACATAGCCACAACAGTGGTGACAGAGATAGGAAGACTCTTGGACTTGACAAGGTTGGTGAGAGACTGCACAGCGGGAAGCACCTGTGGACCCATCGGTCCAGGGATGACTTCGTTGCCGACTGTAATGAAAGTGATGTTGACGTCGGCTAAGTAAGGCTCAATGTTTGTTGCGAACCAGCTGTTAACAGCTTCTTCACCGGCCGCAAGAGCAGCCAAGTCCTGGTCCTTGACACCTACCGTGACTCCAATATCTTTGTTGCCGCGTAAGGCATCAAGAACCTCAGTGTTCGGGTCAAAGATTCGGATTTTAGTAATGCCTATGGACTTGAAAAGGTTGATGACATCAGAGGGGGGCGGGAGATTATCGCCGAGGAGACCGTAATTCAAGCCAAGTTGACTTGTTGCGGTTACGAAGCCACTACTGTTGTAGTTGAAAATTAGCACAATgcacgagaggaagaacaagaaCAGCTTTTTATGAGAGTAGTGCATGATGAAAACTTTTCTATGCAAAATATgtgtctgaaaaaaaaaattctttattgaTTGCTTTGTTGGAGTATATGCTGATCAACATATTCCATTTTTTTGGTATCAAAAAGATTACaaatttgatgtttttcttACTAACTAGGTATGGTTTTTGGATTGACTGAATCTTACTATTCccttttacccaaaaaaaaagaatcttacTATTCCATATGAAATTGAAATAAAATCAGGTTGTGATTCTATTACCTGCTTAGAAGATAATATCTAAACTTTACATGAACTTGAATGCTTAATTTGATAACTAATAGATCTATTCCAATTTTATTGGTATCAATATAATGACAGCActcttttatttatgttttcgttTTGATCTTATCCGTCTTTACTACAAATTTGGTGGTTCCTTTGCTAACTAGCTATGTTTTTTTGGATTGACTGAATCTTACTATACCATTTGAAACCGAAATAAAATATAGTTGAGATTTTGTTACCTAGAAAAGAATATCTAAAAAGTACATGAGATTGAATACATAATTAGTTGTTGTTTTCATGTATATTATTGATTGGATGTTTATAAGAAACAACAGATTAAACTTAAATAGATGAATTCGACTACCGATGTATCAATATTAAAAGATAACTTTTCATATTATGTGAAGAGAATGACTGTCCCAGCTAAGAAGAACACTTCGCCTTGGATGATGCCGAGATTCCATTACTATTAACAGTGTTCAAGAAAGCATTTTAGGTGAGCGGCGCTAGATGCTAGGTCATATAAGACCGTTTGACAATTACATTCTAAATTGTCTAAACAATtacaatattattataataataatatttttattagtcttaattataataattagcatattattttatcattgtgaataataataatatttactatacgaaattatatatatttagtatattattataatctaAACCGCCAGTTGTTTAAAGGtatatttaataaacttaatgttttatagtttatttcATTCTTTGTatcaatttataataatttttaacagaatttcaataaatatatttttataacaattttctCTGAAGTCTTGCCTTTGTATACTTCATTTTAGTTTGACTCATGCTTTGGATGCGTTTTGTTTGACTCAACTTTGCTTTGTGTGGAGTTTCCTCCACGGGGATTGCATGAATGGCTAAAAATTTAGCGAGAACATATGATTTGTTAAACAGTAGCTGCCATGTCACTATCAAACCAGAGAGTAAGATATCATGGTTTTCTCCAAAAAGATCCAAAAGTTTTATTAGTAGCATGGCACACAAGCTTGTCCGAAACACATTACTACATGTAAaacagtttttctttttctttttcagcaAACGTATATAATAATGTGCTGTGCAAATATGCCATCAAATCAAGAATCCAAAAACAGCATAGGAACAATCTTATAACATAAAGTAGACCTTCACTCTCTTTTCCTCCCTCCACGTCAGAAAATAGAGTCTCCTGCGCTCGCCACGTGTCATGTCCCTTGATCCGCTGCGTTTAATTAACCTATGTATTACATTGTCTTTTAATTTGATCTGGGCCTTACCTTCATTCTGATTGGCGAGCCCATAGTGAGTTTCTCCAAATGTAAACATGGCGATGAACGTCGTTTCGTATTAGAGTTTTCGACTACCTTTTATCTCCACCATTAAATGTGAGACAGAACCAGAGTTCTTTGAGAGTTCTTCCAACTTCTTCCTAACGATCTATACCAGTTACAGATTTCCTATCTTAAAGTAATTCTTACATCATCACCCACTATCTATGTTTAATGCGAGCTTCTTCAGGCAAAGCGGTGGAGCTTTGATTATAAAAGGGTAAGCTTTCTTCGTATCACAACCATCTTCTCCTTGCCTCTAAGCAATACAATAAACTTATATCCAGAATATGGCTAACGCAGCAATCTTGCTTTCCGATCCGAAGACCGGACGATGCTCATTCACCGTTCTAGCCTGATTGCTCCGCTTCTGGGAGGTCAAGAACGTCCGACGCGACGGCGAACTCATGGGAGTCGCTACGTTGCTCCTTGATTCCCAGGTCTGTTATGTTCCTCCGCTTGAGTTTTTTCTGTATCTCCGCTTGAGTTCATAACTAGAttggtttttaattaaaatgtctCAGACATATTGATTCCTTATTACCATCAATTCCTGTTTAGAGCTTCGGGACTG includes the following:
- the LOC103845683 gene encoding protein S-acyltransferase 24 is translated as MSSEIEVVEEVQSIHKENGESSSKPIEDESLKNDVYTAAAYGDLEKLHRLVECEGCSVSEPDGLGYYALQWSALNNRSAVAQYIIEHGGDVHATDHTGQTALHWSAVRGATQVAELLLQEGARVDATDMYGYQPTHVAAQYGQTAFLCHVVSKWNADPDVPDNDGRSPLHWAAYKGFADSIRLLLFLDAYRGRQDKEGCTPLHWAAIRGNLEACTVLVQAGKKEDLMITDNTGLTPAQLAAEKNHRQVSFFLGNARRLLEKRCDGSTPLGKLSKLGLAPVLWFMILLLLLIYTNSVILASNLPKLTTGIGSLAWLGFILATGGLVLFYRCSRKDPGYIRMNIHDPQTMKDDEPLLKIELNNPALLSGNWTQLCATCKIIRPLRAKHCSTCDRCVEQFDHHCPWVSNCVGKKNKREFFLFLLLEVLAMMITGGVTLARVLSDPSAPSSFGAWISHVATNHVGALSFLIVESCLFFSVAVLTVIQGSQISRNITTNEMANALRYSYLRGPGGRFRNPYDLGCKRNCSDFLLKGYNEDIECQEEDTTPRQEGISMMQMQRSSNLQNGNGHVAIDVNPIHNSQSGHVHSSKCSHGHSSKPKSDSVPLGLGLGLGRNLTRAVVSP
- the LOC103845682 gene encoding uncharacterized protein LOC103845682, with the protein product MAATGRSSASSVLRPLSPSDKINLRLKRLSTATAVPRKRKCRCSPTSSTHTGPSRCSIHRRLEIVKLLTLKPKRRRSTSIATTSSSSSSGSNEKKIGTLGLKARRRRSGGITTSDSGLNLRKTALVNSLAGLGTVEAERCRKYLKESMAKPLSLRFRCKYRPRPRPSRFYALHKDQD
- the LOC103845684 gene encoding probable glucan endo-1,3-beta-glucosidase BG4: MHYSHKKLFLFFLSCIVLIFNYNSSGFVTATSQLGLNYGLLGDNLPPPSDVINLFKSIGITKIRIFDPNTEVLDALRGNKDIGVTVGVKDQDLAALAAGEEAVNSWFATNIEPYLADVNITFITVGNEVIPGPMGPQVLPAVQSLTNLVKSKSLPISVTTVVAMSSLGQSYPPSAGMFTAQAREQLTPVLNFLSQTSTPIFVNIYPYFAYASDPVNIHLDYAISTSEAVVVQDGPLGYSNLFDAMFDAFAWAMEKEGVKDLPMVVSETGWPSAGNGDLTTPDIAATYNGNFLQHVVSGKGTPKRPNSAIQGFIFATFNENQKPAGTEQNFGLYNPVDMKPIYKLF